tgccgatgAGGCCACATTGATTCACAATCCATAAAGTAATGCCAACAAGaccacataattcacaagtatagcacataagcaccgccaccataagtgaaccataccaACATCATTATTATCTAAAGTCTATACAACATATTATAAAGAaagttaggtcaacataccattGATCCAACCTCACAACTTCAATTCATAGCCAATTCATCCAACACAATATAccaaggctcttaccaatagtcATAGTTTACAATTCAACCTAACAAttacaatatacaatgaatcaaagataatacaacataatttatgaatttagggCAGATTACTAACGATTCTAACATGATAGTATCATAATTCAGTAGCCCTAATCAAACTACATAATAATCAGTAGCATTAAGACATAATCAAATCACACAAAGTAGTTAAATCTAGGGTTGCATGaattgcatgggttcatagagtttttaggttaaattcatcaaattaacttcaatttaatcaatatacaatgattcaaaatgttttatgcaagaTACCATGACTAGATATCAAAATAGGACAAGTTCATATTTGGAAgactttggaaatcaatttcaAGTTTGGATCCTTGAATaaaagagattcaaggatgaagaaTCATACCTCAATTGATGCTAGACcacaaatttgatgaagaatcaccacagaatcttcaatccaagctctatcttgagttttggctctaatggagttctagagagttcttagagatttggattttgattttgaaaaatgaattcatCTAAGTGTTTTAGACttataaaactatatataatacccaaaataaccttaggaaacttccttttatttatttggacGTGGGGTGATTGCACTTTACAATGAACTTGCGTACAGTTGCAGGCACCATCGACGGTTGCCCATTAACGGGACCTAGGTCCATAGACAGTCCGTCCTGGCTGACCATCGATGGGTTTAGAGACTTGACTTTGGGAGATTAAGCTCCCTAGGCTAAGTCTTGACCTACGCCTTCCACTTATGGGGCGTCATTCCACCTACTTTCACaacaatttcatccaaaatgaacacgtaaaactcaacgaaacataCTAAGACACGCAAGGATGTTTAAAGTCAAACCTTTCGAATGTCacggacgttcttggacgtttgacctctaacttcatgaaactttaaCCGCTTCCTCCTAGCCTTATTGTAACCCTTTTTAGGACTTCAAAACATCAAGACACAAGTGCTAgactctagtttcacctaagtcgttttagaggtgttacaatCTTAATCAATCTTTAGAAACAATAGACAAAAACAACGATAATGTAGTAATATTAGCATGGTGGAAGAGGCGGAGCATTGCATTTCCAACTTTGAGCAAAATGGTTCGTGATGTTTTAACTATTTTAGCCTCATTAGTTTCATCGGAGGTTGCTTTTAGTGCGACAAGATTTCAACTTGGCGATCATAGACATTCATTGACAGAAGATAGTTtggaaacatcatttttatGTAGAGATTGAATCAATGCTGAGAGGAGGAATTATTATTTGCCAAAGTTAAGTTCCAAACAAGAAGCTTGGATTATTGCGGTAATTACATCTAGTGACGATGAATTAGAGTTACAAGAGTTTTTACCAAGTTTGTCAACACTGGAGGATGTTAACTTCAATATGatacgataattataattgAATCTTAAAGGTgaatacaaattttagattACATATGAGAACTTATTGAAACAAAACTTTTCTTAGAAGGTGACATCGTAGATTATTTACTCCActaatatttgtaaattgtaaCTTTTAAGTTCTATTagattttattgaataaatttgaaggCTTTATTCAAGTATTTTTATACAACTATTGTGTTgcatttcaatttcaattttaatatatacatacatacatacatatatatatatatatatatatatatatatagagagagagagagagagagagagagagagagatgtgtatatgtatatatacacatactcacactaaactaattttaaaatacttaatttaaaaatcaaaatttgacatTTGAAATTTCAAGCTTAAATTACtttaaactattcaaaatacaaatttgaacttctcaagtttaaaatttgaaatttgaaaacttAAGCATTTTTTTATTAGCTAAAAGTGTtattggaaaccaaataaacTAAAAGTGTTATTCAATAACATATAATTTCAATACAAATAAAcaaacatatgaaaataaataaaaattccaCGTCCCATCCATCCAATCCCGTCCCATCCCGTATATATAATGGGACGGGTCAGGACGTATTTTGTCAACCTATCCCGATCCCAGCCGAATTCCAGCCAAGGCTTCCCCCGTCCCGTCCCGTCTTCATCCTCTTGCCTGCCCTAGTGTGGGTAAGTTTTTACCCTCATTCCCCCGaattatttatttccttttcttgtcTTTCATTGTGTCCAACTGCAAATAGCTTTATCATAACCTACCATGTGGACACATACAATAttgaacaataaattaaaatttattaatgtaGAGAGATAAGTGTAACAAGTTAATTCatctatagattttttttttttttgcatatttgcCTTTAAAGATTTAAAAGGTGAAAGTGAAAGTTTTTAACAAACTATTAAAGTTATTGAGAGAATACCAAATATTAATGGTGACGAAAGAAATGTCGTTGTCCTGGATAAATGTCAAATTCAGTAAACTAATTATGACTTTGTGTTGAGTCCATTATATTAGAaattgattttgtaacattATCTAACTCAAAGATAAAGTAGGTAAAAGAAtataatgaatgaaattaaagaGCATCTTAGagaaaatttatcatattaaagtttaagaaaaagtTGATCCTATATGCTATAAAGTCATCCAAAATCTTTTAATATCTTGTAAAATAGTATAATCAACAATGATCGGCTTGGGTTTATTAACTCCAAATCTCcaatattgtttatttatttgggATAAATTTCTATTGGCATGCTATATGCATCAAATGATAACTTTAATACATGATAcctttttttatcttttgatcGAAAGCAATTTATAATATCTTAATTTGATTAAAACTTACTTTATGATGAAAATATGGATATGCAAGACGGCAAGATTTCGATATTCAGTAGACTAACTATATATAGTCAAATTAATCTACAATCAATTTGTATATGACTTACGAGTAAATAGAGTTTTAAGTTATCAAATTCAATTGAATTCAAACATTTTTAACGTAACAtataaaatttactaaaattataatacaaatataatgaattcaagattaaaataatcaaagtttATACTCGTAAAATTTAAAGTATGAAATCTTATAAAAGAATTTCTATTTATTGTTGAATAATGGACTACCCTTACTATTCCTTGAtatctttcccttttttttttgttactaaaGAAATTTCATATGGGCTGATCTAATCCGACTTTTATTACatatgaatttgatattttaggAAGTATAATGAGCTCAGTTTTTGTTGGTCTTTTCTGCTTTCttctttaattatgttttttatttgtaaatttatgaatatattagaAGTGTAAAAATATCACGTGTACACTTCAAAAACGATCTATAGCCtcacatttttcatatttttttattttgaagattaTGATGTTGGGGTGGGGTTGGAGTGGGGGCGGGGGGTTGCTTCTCCGTCTACAAAGTCATGAAGAGTAGATTTAAGTCCTTTTCTAATAACCTaacttttaaatcaaattaCTTTTAACAATGTTTTACTAAAAACGTTTTTTCAGAAAATGATAGTAGCTAGTATCCATCAAGAATTTGCCCGTTAGAGGATATATGCTAAAAGCAAAAATGGAGTAGAGTCCTTATAATAAAAacgtaataaaaaaatattaaaagagaaatattaaaaaatatttttatatttgatacaaactattaattttatttttaaattattaataatattaacatatttttttactttacttaCTAAATTTAGATATACcttgatcatttttttaatccgtcatataatatattaaattatttcaaactcttataaaaatataataaaaaattaaaaaatactttaaaattatgttaaaatatgTTTCAATCGTATTATAAGATCGGAGGTATTATTAACTATGGTTTCAATACTTttctccataaaaaaatttagtaagATGGCATGTTTTATAGGTACCTAGGATTCCCACATTGTAACGAAAAAACTGCAGAGCCCTAAACCCTTCGTGTCAACCCTTAACCTCAACAGCTCACAAGCAAAAAACAGCATCACTCTGCTTAGCcgtttgctttttttttttttttttaattggtcCAAAAAGGTGCCTTTATTTCTCTCTGGAATGAACTGAAAGCTACTCTTTCCCAGCTGTAAGTAAAGACTAAACCAAAGCTGAAAGCAGCATAAACATTTGCTTTTCTTTGCCAACAATGGCTGAAACAGAGCATACCCATCAGCCCCCACTCCCGGCTGAGGAAGATATACTATCTCCACCTTCACCAGAACCACTTCTTGCTTCAGTTGAAGTTGAATCAGTTGTAGAAGCTGTAGAGGAGCATCACTCTGTTGTTACTGTTGTTGAAAAGGAGGGTCCTTTAACTGAACTTCCACAAGAACCAACAACAACTCTTGCTGAGGCTCAACAGGTCTCTATTACACTTCCTGAGAGAGAACCTACGGAATCTGACAAATCTAAACCTGTTGAAGAGAAAAAGATCCCTCAATCTTTGATTTCATTTAAAGAAGAAAGCAATAAAGTTTCAGATCTATCTGATTCTGAGGTAAAAGCACTTgaagattttaaatttcttgTTCAAGAAGCTGTTAAAGATCAGACCTTTACTACTGGAACAACAGATTTGCCTCAAGAAGTATCTATTTGGGGTGTACCATTATTGAAAGATGATAGGAGTGATGTTATTCTGCTTAAGTTTCTTAGAGCTAGAGATTTCAAGGTTAAGGAGTCATTTGCTATGTTAAAGAACACAATTTTATGGAGAAAGGAGTTCAATATTGAAGAACTAGTAGATGAAAATCTTGGGGATGATCTTGAAAAAGTAGTGTTTATGGATGGTCATGATAAAGAGGGACACCCTGTTTGTTATAATGTGTATGGGGAGTTTCAGAATAAGGAATTGTATAACAAAACATTTGGCGATGAGGAGAAGAGAAACAAGTTTTTGCGCTGGAGGATTCAGTTCTTAGAGAGGAGTATAAGGAAGTTGGATTTCAGTCCTGGTGGAATCAATACTATATTTCAAGTCAGTGACCTCAAGAACTCACCTGGTCCAGGGAAAAGGGAACTTCGAATTGCTACTAGGCAGGCCTTGCAATTGCTTCAGGATAATTATCCCGAATTCGTTGCTAAGCAGGTATCATAATCCTTTAATTTTTGATTCAACAGGTGTAAACTTTTGTTCGCTTGTGTAGCATTTCTATAATTGGAGCTTTCTGAGTG
The DNA window shown above is from Solanum lycopersicum chromosome 11, SLM_r2.1 and carries:
- the LOC101247883 gene encoding patellin-3, with the translated sequence MAETEHTHQPPLPAEEDILSPPSPEPLLASVEVESVVEAVEEHHSVVTVVEKEGPLTELPQEPTTTLAEAQQVSITLPEREPTESDKSKPVEEKKIPQSLISFKEESNKVSDLSDSEVKALEDFKFLVQEAVKDQTFTTGTTDLPQEVSIWGVPLLKDDRSDVILLKFLRARDFKVKESFAMLKNTILWRKEFNIEELVDENLGDDLEKVVFMDGHDKEGHPVCYNVYGEFQNKELYNKTFGDEEKRNKFLRWRIQFLERSIRKLDFSPGGINTIFQVSDLKNSPGPGKRELRIATRQALQLLQDNYPEFVAKQVFINVPWWYLAFYTMISPFMTQRTKSKFVFAGPSKTAETLYKYITPEQVPVQYGGLSVDYCECNPEFTSNDPVTEIIVKPATKQTVEIIVNEKCIIVWELRVLGWEVTYSAEYVPNTDSEYTVNIQKPRKMTTADEPVVSSSFKIVELGKILLTIDNPTSKKKKLLYRFKDKPYSD